The region GGAGTTAGTGCGGGGTCTTGTGCAAATGCAATTTTTCATAATGAGGCTCAATATGTTAGAGATACTTTTAATGATGCAAGATGGAGTGACATTCGCCAAATTGCAGTAGATTTTAACTTATGTGCTTGCTGGTCTGTTCCTATTTGTGATGAGCATAACAATCCTATAGGCTCATTTGCACTATCATCTTTTGAACATCGTTCTCCTTCTTTATTTCACAAAAAACTTTTAAAAACAGCTACTTCAATTGTAAATATAGTATTAAAAAACAAAACCATAGAAAAACGCATTAAACTCTTTGCAAATGCTGCTCAAAATGCATCTGAGGGAATGATACTTACAGACAATCAAAACAAAATTATAGAAGTAAATAAAGCATTTGAAAATATTTATGGCTATAAAGAGAAAGATGTTATCGGTAAAAATCCAAATATTTTGTCTTCAAATACTCATAATAAAAAGTTTTACGATGATATATGGAAAAGTGTTCATACTAAATCTAAATGGGCTGGGGAGATAGTAAATAAGCGTGCTGATGGCTCTAAAATCATACAATGGCTAAGTATTAGTGCTTTATATGATGAACATGAAAAAACATATAATTATCTTGCGCTTTTTAATGACTTGACTGAACTTAAAAAAACTCAAAGACAAATAGAAAAAATGGCTTATAAAGACTCTCTTACAGGACTTTGCAATAAAACTAAACTTGAACAACTCCTATCAAATAATGAGCAAAAAAATCTTTTGTTATTGAATGTAAATAATTTTAGTTATATAAATACAGCTTATGGTTTTGAGGTAGGAGATAAGCTACTTATAAAATTAGCATCTATACTTAAAAAAAGTTTTAAAACCTTTAGTACTTGTAGAATTAACTCTGATGAATTTGCTCTTTTATTTAAAGATGATATAAATATAGAACATAAAACCTTAGAAATTCAAGAGTACTTTTACAATAAAGAGATAGTTATTGATAATATTACCTTAAATATTTCCTTTACTTATGGTGCGGCTTATGGCGTAGAAAATTTACTTAGAAATAGTGCTTTAGCACTTAAACAAGCAAAAGAAAATGGTAAAAATAATCTTTATATCTTTAATCAAGATGCAG is a window of uncultured Sulfurimonas sp. DNA encoding:
- a CDS encoding EAL domain-containing protein, with product MKKNNYKCSKKSSPSEVPITESEYNDILNIQAEILSMIASRDVYTDILAHLCKLAEKSLPNSVASIMIMDKETGLMNVLSAPSIPKSNHNILNNLKPGVSAGSCANAIFHNEAQYVRDTFNDARWSDIRQIAVDFNLCACWSVPICDEHNNPIGSFALSSFEHRSPSLFHKKLLKTATSIVNIVLKNKTIEKRIKLFANAAQNASEGMILTDNQNKIIEVNKAFENIYGYKEKDVIGKNPNILSSNTHNKKFYDDIWKSVHTKSKWAGEIVNKRADGSKIIQWLSISALYDEHEKTYNYLALFNDLTELKKTQRQIEKMAYKDSLTGLCNKTKLEQLLSNNEQKNLLLLNVNNFSYINTAYGFEVGDKLLIKLASILKKSFKTFSTCRINSDEFALLFKDDINIEHKTLEIQEYFYNKEIVIDNITLNISFTYGAAYGVENLLRNSALALKQAKENGKNNLYIFNQDADSIGHSQRESFIASNNILHNALNEDRVIPFFQGIRNNKTKEITKYEVLARIQLDSEIISPYIFLEPARLSGLLPDITKTIIDKSFSCMSNNNYTFSINITEEDLSKNYLFEYLNEKELEYGISSSRVILEILEGVSATGKKNHVKQLTQLKNSGYSIAIDDFGSEYSNFERVLDLDIDFLKIDARYIKDIYKNPKSYEVTRAIVFFAKNANIPCIAEFVHNSKVQAIIEKLGIDYSQGYLFSKPDKNLID